The following proteins come from a genomic window of Legionella cherrii:
- the rpmG gene encoding 50S ribosomal protein L33, with the protein MAAVTIKVKMESTAGTGYYKTTTKNPRNHPEKMELMMYDPKVRKHVLFKEKKVK; encoded by the coding sequence ATGGCAGCTGTCACGATTAAAGTGAAAATGGAATCCACAGCAGGAACTGGATACTATAAGACTACAACTAAAAACCCAAGAAACCATCCTGAAAAAATGGAGCTTATGATGTACGATCCTAAAGTACGTAAGCACGTTCTTTTCAAAGAGAAAAAAGTAAAATAA
- a CDS encoding HPr family phosphocarrier protein translates to MIKTKIKIINKLGLHARASAKFVSTAARFQSQIDVTSNSQTVNGKSIMGVMMLAANKGSELILEIDGPDEVQMNEALTQLINNYFGEGE, encoded by the coding sequence ATGATTAAAACTAAAATCAAAATAATTAATAAGTTGGGTTTACATGCACGCGCTTCAGCGAAATTTGTTTCTACCGCAGCAAGATTCCAAAGCCAAATCGATGTGACCAGCAATTCACAAACCGTTAATGGGAAAAGCATTATGGGTGTCATGATGCTTGCAGCCAATAAAGGGAGCGAGCTCATCTTGGAAATTGATGGTCCTGATGAAGTCCAAATGAATGAAGCCTTAACTCAATTAATCAATAATTATTTTGGCGAAGGTGAATAA
- the hpf gene encoding ribosome hibernation promoting factor → MQINITGHHIDVTPALRAYTEEKFDKLERHFDHITSINVVLNVEKLRQIAEATVHVTKGELHASSESDDLYAAIDNLIDKLERQLSKHKEKILNHD, encoded by the coding sequence ATGCAAATTAACATCACTGGACATCATATTGATGTTACTCCTGCACTCAGAGCATATACCGAAGAAAAATTCGATAAGCTGGAGCGTCACTTTGATCACATCACATCCATCAACGTGGTATTGAATGTAGAAAAATTACGTCAAATTGCTGAAGCTACTGTTCATGTGACTAAAGGTGAACTGCATGCAAGCTCAGAATCTGATGATTTATATGCCGCAATCGATAATTTGATTGATAAATTAGAGCGTCAATTGAGTAAGCATAAAGAAAAAATTCTAAATCATGATTAA
- a CDS encoding DSD1 family PLP-dependent enzyme encodes MSKAAIGLKKTELDTPCLIIDKNLLKSNLETMRKHSIENSIHIRPHCKTHKCSQLARLQIEYGAIGVSVAKISEAEVLIQNGIPNILITSPIVTKNKIARLISCLEKAPFTLVVVDNKENMIALNEAGQLNKKMINVLVDVDPGIGRTGVKPEFALNFALEMRQFPWLNLMGIQCYAGNLQHIPSFRERKSKSLQTMCMASDLAKSFREMGLNCPIVTGSGTGTYDIDIEATEVTEIQPGSYTVMDVQYATIGSKSNERQFNTFKPAMTLLTTVISNNRTEHVTVDAGTKAIYVDQHKPQIISHQGLEYDWGGFGDEHGKVTAVNGAQLPDHGEVLELIVPHCDPTINLFDQFFITENDIVVDIWDIDLRGKCQ; translated from the coding sequence ATGTCAAAAGCTGCTATAGGACTAAAAAAAACAGAGCTAGATACCCCTTGTTTAATCATTGATAAAAATCTTCTCAAATCTAACTTGGAGACTATGAGAAAACATTCTATCGAAAACAGTATCCATATAAGACCTCATTGTAAAACCCATAAATGCTCTCAATTAGCTCGCTTACAGATAGAATACGGTGCAATAGGCGTAAGCGTAGCAAAAATTTCAGAGGCTGAAGTTCTTATTCAAAACGGAATACCCAATATTCTGATTACCTCACCAATTGTTACAAAGAATAAAATTGCCAGGCTTATTTCGTGTCTGGAAAAAGCTCCTTTTACTTTGGTGGTTGTCGACAATAAAGAAAATATGATTGCTTTAAATGAAGCAGGTCAGCTCAATAAAAAAATGATCAATGTCTTAGTCGATGTGGACCCTGGGATAGGGCGTACCGGAGTTAAACCCGAATTCGCTTTAAATTTTGCTTTAGAAATGAGGCAATTCCCTTGGTTAAATTTGATGGGAATTCAATGTTATGCGGGTAATTTACAGCATATACCCTCTTTTAGGGAACGAAAGAGCAAATCATTACAGACCATGTGTATGGCGAGTGATCTGGCAAAAAGTTTTCGGGAAATGGGTCTTAATTGTCCCATAGTTACAGGAAGTGGAACAGGAACTTATGATATTGATATTGAAGCGACAGAAGTAACCGAGATTCAACCGGGTTCCTATACAGTTATGGATGTTCAATATGCAACGATTGGCTCGAAAAGTAATGAGAGGCAATTTAATACCTTTAAACCGGCAATGACCCTTTTAACCACAGTTATCAGTAACAACAGAACAGAACATGTGACTGTTGATGCAGGCACAAAAGCCATTTATGTAGATCAACATAAACCCCAAATCATCAGTCATCAGGGGCTGGAATATGATTGGGGCGGCTTTGGAGATGAGCATGGTAAAGTGACTGCGGTGAATGGTGCTCAATTACCTGATCACGGTGAGGTTTTAGAGCTCATTGTTCCTCATTGCGATCCAACCATTAATTTATTTGATCAATTTTTTATTACTGAAAACGATATTGTAGTTGATATTTGGGATATTGATCTCAGAGGAAAATGCCAGTAA
- the ankC gene encoding Dot/Icm T4SS effector AnkC/LegA12: protein MEFIIEINAALKLGLEEFKKFIEKKLLDDKSYLEHPFWIAGGVQMTVLNYLIEQHQRKNEDSVDKGIPSDLTEFIDLILSKVRDKNIGLPLHQAIAAGKVQLALHLLDAYEFDVNKRDEDGRTLLSLTLQTKNRELLTKILALNPEVNATTRIKEARIPFQPLHQAIALDFVSGVVNLIRAGADLANPVGVRKDTPLILAARKGKIKALEGLLDEAPTERLKLEAENMPCPDEERGDNAMDVLCKRLFREQDNKDLLRGVAMLLCRGAEPPRNKELCQLLASKRSDLLKEIDSYMDNRPELVDPFVSRCHVEDSALHDIIYVDHSWGSTLRQLFGKPSDAAFVIERLVTRKYSRRQEGNMDSPVLPTAAAVPLKGDEPPFKLYAEFVRRYNEAYENQRMTNPWSTMRWLIAEGKCNWETVKQYARHHPGTRTQIIYDDMFKTLPKMEMHEPIENSTGGLHPSSEESAVNPVINS, encoded by the coding sequence ATGGAATTTATCATTGAAATAAATGCAGCTCTAAAATTAGGACTAGAAGAATTTAAAAAATTCATTGAAAAGAAGCTGCTCGACGATAAGAGTTATCTTGAGCATCCATTCTGGATTGCAGGTGGTGTTCAAATGACTGTTCTGAACTATTTGATTGAACAACACCAGAGAAAAAATGAAGATTCTGTTGATAAGGGAATCCCGTCGGATTTAACAGAGTTTATTGATTTGATTCTCAGTAAAGTCCGCGATAAAAATATTGGTCTGCCCTTGCATCAAGCAATTGCTGCTGGCAAAGTTCAGCTGGCTCTGCATCTTTTGGATGCTTATGAATTTGATGTCAATAAGCGCGATGAAGATGGGCGTACTTTATTGTCTTTAACATTACAAACTAAAAATCGTGAATTATTAACAAAAATTTTAGCGTTGAATCCTGAAGTGAATGCAACGACTCGCATTAAAGAAGCCCGTATACCTTTTCAGCCTTTACATCAAGCTATAGCATTGGATTTTGTTTCTGGGGTGGTTAATTTAATCAGAGCAGGGGCTGATTTGGCTAATCCTGTAGGAGTGCGGAAAGATACCCCACTGATCTTAGCGGCACGAAAAGGTAAAATAAAGGCACTTGAAGGTTTATTGGATGAGGCACCCACAGAAAGGTTGAAGTTGGAGGCGGAAAACATGCCTTGTCCAGATGAGGAACGAGGCGATAATGCAATGGATGTGCTTTGTAAACGATTGTTCCGTGAGCAGGACAATAAGGATTTACTTAGAGGGGTGGCTATGTTGCTTTGTCGTGGAGCCGAGCCACCACGAAACAAGGAGCTGTGCCAATTATTAGCGAGCAAACGTAGTGATTTGCTCAAAGAAATCGATAGTTACATGGATAATAGACCTGAATTAGTTGATCCTTTTGTAAGCAGATGTCATGTGGAAGACAGTGCATTACATGACATAATTTATGTCGATCATTCTTGGGGGAGCACTTTACGACAGCTTTTTGGTAAACCTAGTGATGCAGCTTTTGTAATAGAGCGGTTAGTCACCCGCAAATACAGCCGTCGGCAAGAAGGGAACATGGATAGCCCAGTATTACCAACGGCTGCGGCAGTACCCTTAAAAGGTGATGAACCTCCTTTTAAACTCTATGCAGAATTTGTCCGACGATATAATGAAGCATATGAGAACCAAAGAATGACCAATCCTTGGAGTACTATGCGTTGGTTGATTGCCGAGGGAAAATGTAATTGGGAAACAGTAAAACAATACGCTCGTCATCATCCCGGAACTAGGACTCAGATTATCTATGATGATATGTTTAAGACTTTGCCTAAAATGGAGATGCATGAGCCAATTGAAAATTCAACTGGAGGACTCCATCCCAGCAGTGAAGAATCGGCTGTAAATCCAGTAATTAATTCATAG
- the rpmB gene encoding 50S ribosomal protein L28 → MSRVCQVTGKRPMTGHKVSHANNKTKRRFLPNIQNHSFWVEEENRFVTLKLSTKGMRIVDKLGIKAVLDKLRAKGEKV, encoded by the coding sequence ATGTCTAGAGTATGTCAGGTAACTGGCAAGCGACCCATGACTGGTCATAAAGTGTCGCACGCTAACAACAAAACCAAAAGACGCTTTCTGCCGAATATTCAGAACCACAGTTTCTGGGTTGAAGAAGAAAATCGATTTGTCACATTAAAGCTCAGTACCAAAGGTATGCGTATTGTAGACAAGTTAGGTATAAAAGCAGTTCTGGATAAACTCAGAGCTAAAGGCGAAAAAGTATAA
- a CDS encoding LysE family translocator — MNISVLLLTVICFIGMISPGPDFILVTKNAFLYPKRQALATAFGVVTGCFFHATYCILGLAFVITQSIVLYTTIKYAGACYLIYLGLKGLKTKQSLSMHQDRSSLHTITVSKAYFEGVLCNALNPKLAVFLLSLFTQFVSINASIGDKALVAGVFVSESFFYWPLLVLFLQSNNIRKIFTNFQTTLTRVFGGLLVYVGVRVMLSAD; from the coding sequence ATGAATATTAGCGTATTACTTTTAACAGTGATTTGTTTTATTGGCATGATTAGCCCTGGTCCAGATTTTATACTGGTTACAAAAAACGCTTTTTTATATCCTAAACGTCAGGCTTTAGCCACTGCTTTTGGTGTTGTTACTGGATGTTTCTTTCATGCTACTTATTGTATTTTAGGGTTGGCGTTTGTTATTACTCAGAGTATTGTTCTTTATACAACCATTAAATATGCGGGTGCATGCTATTTAATTTATCTGGGATTGAAAGGTTTAAAAACCAAACAATCCCTAAGTATGCATCAAGACCGCTCTTCGTTGCACACTATAACTGTTTCCAAGGCTTATTTTGAAGGGGTTTTATGCAATGCTTTAAATCCAAAACTTGCAGTTTTTCTGCTGAGTTTGTTTACTCAATTTGTCTCCATTAACGCATCGATTGGCGATAAAGCTTTAGTTGCCGGGGTTTTTGTCAGTGAATCGTTCTTTTATTGGCCATTACTCGTTCTATTCCTGCAATCAAATAATATCCGAAAAATATTTACTAATTTTCAAACTACTTTGACCCGCGTATTTGGTGGTTTATTGGTTTATGTGGGAGTTCGGGTGATGCTGAGCGCGGATTAG
- a CDS encoding RNA polymerase factor sigma-54 yields MKPSLQLSIGQHLTLTPQLQQAIRLLQLSTIDLQQEIQLIVESNPMLEATPNEDKGEFETNAVEPQNNDESYDFQWSELYQSSGKRIAFEDNDYNFDNLHCTTTNLQDHLRWQLELSPMSDVDRAIATAIIDAVNSDGFLTMSITELHASLTSDTHPLDLDEIEAVRHRLQLFDPVGCASVNLAETLLVQLEQLSLDPESLALTKKIISEDIELLAQHNYKQLMKNHQITEKTIDKVLKTIQGLNPKPGNLIHEDITEYIIPDLTVKKVNNKWKVQLNQSVLPHLSINNQYASLIQRADNSADNQFLKNNLQEARWFLKSIQSRQETLLKVATCIIEYQQGFLEYGEEAMKPLILNDVASALDMHESTISRVTTQKFIHTPRGVFELKYFFSSHVNTNAGDECSSTAIRAVIKKLISAENRKKPLSDSKITQLLEEQGIKVARRTVAKYREAMGIAPSNERKIICN; encoded by the coding sequence ATGAAACCATCATTGCAACTAAGCATTGGACAGCACTTAACGCTAACGCCACAGTTACAGCAAGCAATCAGACTATTGCAATTATCAACGATTGATTTACAGCAAGAAATCCAACTCATTGTTGAATCAAATCCAATGCTTGAAGCAACTCCAAACGAAGATAAAGGAGAATTCGAAACCAATGCAGTAGAACCGCAAAATAATGATGAATCCTACGATTTTCAATGGTCAGAACTGTATCAAAGCTCAGGCAAACGTATTGCCTTTGAAGATAATGACTATAATTTTGACAACCTGCATTGCACTACTACTAATTTACAAGATCATCTAAGATGGCAACTTGAACTTTCTCCCATGAGTGATGTAGACAGAGCCATAGCAACTGCGATTATCGATGCGGTGAATAGCGATGGGTTCCTGACTATGAGCATTACTGAATTACATGCAAGTCTTACAAGCGACACCCATCCATTGGATTTAGATGAAATAGAAGCCGTACGCCATCGTTTGCAATTATTTGATCCCGTAGGCTGTGCTTCAGTGAATCTCGCTGAAACACTACTGGTGCAGCTGGAGCAGCTTTCTTTAGACCCAGAAAGCCTAGCATTGACTAAAAAGATCATTTCAGAAGACATTGAATTGCTAGCCCAGCATAATTATAAACAGTTAATGAAAAATCATCAGATTACCGAAAAAACAATTGATAAGGTATTGAAAACGATTCAAGGATTAAACCCCAAACCCGGTAATTTAATTCATGAAGACATTACCGAATACATTATTCCGGATTTAACTGTTAAAAAAGTTAACAATAAATGGAAAGTTCAACTCAATCAAAGCGTGCTCCCCCATTTAAGCATTAATAACCAATACGCATCGCTCATTCAACGAGCTGATAATAGTGCAGACAATCAATTTTTAAAAAATAACCTACAAGAAGCACGTTGGTTTTTAAAGAGTATTCAGAGTCGTCAAGAAACACTGCTTAAAGTCGCCACCTGTATTATAGAATACCAACAAGGATTCTTAGAATATGGTGAAGAAGCAATGAAGCCCTTGATTCTTAATGATGTTGCTTCGGCTCTGGATATGCATGAGTCAACCATTTCGCGTGTCACCACCCAAAAATTTATACATACTCCTCGAGGGGTATTTGAATTAAAATATTTCTTCTCAAGTCATGTCAATACAAATGCCGGCGATGAGTGTTCCTCTACAGCCATTCGTGCCGTGATAAAAAAATTAATTTCTGCAGAGAATAGAAAAAAACCATTAAGTGACAGTAAGATCACCCAATTATTAGAAGAACAGGGTATCAAAGTAGCAAGGCGAACCGTAGCAAAATATCGTGAAGCAATGGGCATTGCTCCATCTAATGAACGAAAAATAATTTGTAATTAA
- a CDS encoding DUF3579 domain-containing protein, protein MATPESKTIIIEGITSQGKTFRPSDWAERMSGSLASFKNSRIHYSPLLRPSVNSEGYQCVLLDPKLKETSPLLYQSIIDFAKANNLRICGEED, encoded by the coding sequence ATGGCTACACCTGAAAGTAAAACAATTATCATAGAAGGAATAACCTCCCAAGGAAAAACCTTTCGCCCCAGCGACTGGGCAGAACGGATGAGTGGCTCATTGGCAAGCTTTAAAAACAGCCGCATTCATTATTCTCCCCTATTAAGGCCAAGTGTGAATAGCGAAGGATATCAATGCGTATTACTTGATCCTAAACTTAAAGAAACAAGCCCATTGCTTTATCAATCCATCATTGATTTTGCCAAGGCAAATAATCTTAGGATATGTGGAGAAGAAGATTAG
- the pssA gene encoding CDP-diacylglycerol--serine O-phosphatidyltransferase, which produces MEKESHSGIYLLPNLFTTASLFAAFYSLVASMKGQFEASIIAIFIGMIADGLDGRIARLTHTQTEFGAEYDSLSDMVTFGVAPSLLVYNLILSQLGKIGWLVAFVYTAAVALRLARFNTQLETADKRYFQGLPCPPAAAVMASFSWLCYQHNWQNMFVSLLAAILSLIASGLMVSNFRYYSFKEVDFKGKVPFLYVLVMIILFVAIAANPSLVLFVGFTIYALSGLFMTLLALQKMRRKKSKEMKQ; this is translated from the coding sequence ATGGAAAAAGAAAGTCATTCTGGTATTTATTTGTTGCCTAATTTATTTACAACAGCCAGCTTATTTGCAGCATTTTATTCCCTTGTTGCCTCGATGAAAGGACAATTTGAAGCGTCCATTATTGCGATATTTATTGGCATGATTGCCGATGGACTGGATGGAAGAATTGCACGCTTAACTCATACACAGACAGAATTTGGTGCTGAATATGATAGTTTATCTGATATGGTTACATTTGGGGTTGCGCCCTCATTATTAGTATATAATTTAATTTTGAGCCAATTAGGGAAAATAGGCTGGCTAGTGGCATTTGTTTATACAGCCGCAGTTGCCTTACGTTTAGCTCGTTTTAATACCCAGCTTGAAACCGCTGATAAACGATATTTTCAAGGGTTACCTTGTCCTCCTGCTGCAGCCGTAATGGCTTCTTTTTCTTGGTTATGCTATCAACATAACTGGCAAAATATGTTTGTTTCCCTATTAGCTGCGATTTTATCATTAATTGCTTCAGGTTTAATGGTTTCTAACTTTCGCTATTACAGTTTTAAAGAAGTAGATTTTAAGGGCAAAGTTCCATTCCTTTACGTTTTAGTGATGATTATTTTATTTGTTGCTATTGCCGCTAATCCTTCATTGGTTTTATTTGTTGGTTTTACGATTTATGCTTTATCTGGTTTATTTATGACGTTACTTGCGCTGCAAAAAATGAGAAGGAAAAAATCCAAAGAAATGAAGCAGTAA
- the hflC gene encoding protease modulator HflC → MKTTGRALGILIFLLLLFLVTSVFTITQGQQGILLRLGRLVNDDLTDKVKVLNPGLHFKVPFIENVRIFDTRIQTMDIKSTRIVTKEKKDVMVDYYVKWHITDLAQYFKSTGGNEFKAETLLEQQLNTLLRAQFGKRTIPEVVSGGRDDVMELLRKAAQKQAGGLGINVVDVRIKGIELPANTSNAIYQRMRADMQKIANKHRADGQAAAEEIKAKADADVMVLLAKTRSNAQKVRAIGKAQAASIYTDAYSKNKDFFALYRSLLAYEGSFKSRKDILVLDQSSAFFDYFKQATPKNDGVPAKK, encoded by the coding sequence ATGAAAACTACGGGTAGAGCCCTTGGCATTTTGATCTTTTTACTACTTCTATTTTTAGTGACCAGTGTATTTACGATAACACAAGGTCAACAAGGAATTCTTTTACGCTTAGGCCGTTTGGTTAATGATGACTTGACTGATAAGGTTAAAGTATTGAATCCTGGATTGCATTTTAAAGTACCATTTATCGAAAACGTACGTATTTTTGATACGCGTATTCAAACTATGGATATTAAGTCGACCCGTATTGTCACCAAAGAAAAAAAGGACGTTATGGTAGATTATTATGTCAAATGGCACATTACCGATTTGGCTCAATATTTTAAATCCACAGGTGGCAATGAATTTAAGGCGGAAACATTACTGGAGCAACAATTAAATACATTATTACGTGCTCAGTTTGGTAAACGTACCATTCCTGAAGTCGTATCGGGTGGTCGTGATGATGTCATGGAATTGTTGCGTAAAGCAGCTCAAAAACAAGCAGGCGGGTTAGGTATTAACGTGGTTGATGTACGCATTAAAGGAATTGAACTACCAGCCAATACCAGCAACGCCATTTATCAACGGATGCGGGCGGATATGCAAAAAATTGCCAATAAACACCGTGCTGATGGTCAAGCCGCTGCTGAAGAGATAAAAGCTAAGGCCGACGCTGATGTGATGGTCTTGTTAGCAAAAACCCGCAGTAATGCACAAAAAGTACGAGCCATTGGGAAAGCACAAGCGGCGTCGATCTATACAGATGCCTACAGTAAAAATAAGGATTTTTTTGCTTTATATCGTAGCTTGCTTGCCTATGAAGGGAGTTTTAAAAGCAGAAAAGATATTTTGGTATTGGATCAAAGCAGTGCATTTTTTGATTATTTTAAGCAAGCTACACCAAAAAATGATGGTGTACCTGCTAAAAAGTAA
- a CDS encoding ferredoxin--NADP reductase: MQINTFPITLKESFMISPKVKHFIFSCEVSPHFNYLAGQFITIHFEHQGKALKRSYSIANSPKQDNLIEIAAGYFENGPGTEFLYNLKPGDTIQISGPYGRLVIKDELPGRFILVATSTGITPYRAMIQELGMLMEQHPELEVVILQGVQRREEILYADEFHAFSQKYSKVMFKPYLSRQPVHELNENEYSGYVQHAFPTLNLNPQRDVVYLCGNPSMIDEAFSSLKEQGFAMQHIIREKYISR; this comes from the coding sequence ATGCAAATAAATACATTTCCCATCACTTTAAAAGAGTCTTTTATGATCTCTCCTAAAGTAAAACACTTCATTTTTAGTTGTGAAGTATCCCCGCATTTTAATTATTTAGCCGGACAATTTATTACGATTCATTTTGAGCATCAAGGCAAAGCATTAAAACGTAGTTATAGTATAGCCAATTCGCCCAAACAAGATAATCTCATTGAAATCGCAGCAGGTTATTTTGAAAATGGCCCCGGCACAGAGTTTCTTTATAATTTAAAACCAGGTGATACGATTCAGATTAGTGGTCCATATGGTAGATTAGTAATTAAAGATGAACTACCTGGCCGATTTATCCTGGTTGCTACAAGTACTGGAATTACGCCTTATCGAGCGATGATTCAAGAGCTTGGTATGCTCATGGAACAACATCCTGAATTGGAAGTAGTCATTCTACAAGGAGTTCAACGACGAGAAGAAATTCTCTATGCCGATGAGTTTCATGCTTTTTCTCAGAAATACTCTAAGGTCATGTTCAAACCCTATTTAAGTAGACAACCAGTGCATGAGCTCAATGAAAACGAGTACAGTGGTTATGTACAGCATGCTTTTCCTACACTTAATCTTAACCCGCAACGTGACGTTGTTTACTTATGTGGAAATCCAAGCATGATTGACGAGGCGTTTAGTTCTTTAAAAGAACAAGGTTTTGCCATGCAACATATTATTCGTGAAAAATATATATCTAGATAG
- the trmB gene encoding tRNA (guanosine(46)-N7)-methyltransferase TrmB translates to MQRRIKSYVLRAGRVSNRQNQGLELWLKDYELAVDGNPWNLAAAFNRNADTVVEIGFGMGASLLAMAKSNPEINYIGIEVHLAGVGSLAADLHEHQLSNVRIVAHDAVEVFRTQLLDNSLGGVQIFFPDPWHKKRHHKRRLIQKEFIQLVTKKLKPGGFIHCATDWQEYAEHMLDVLSTEPALKNSQHDGGYSPRPLSRPLTKFEQRGERLGHGVWDLMFNKLPESP, encoded by the coding sequence ATGCAACGCCGGATAAAAAGTTATGTTTTAAGAGCAGGTCGGGTAAGTAATCGTCAGAACCAGGGGCTGGAACTTTGGCTTAAAGATTATGAACTTGCTGTAGATGGAAATCCATGGAATTTAGCTGCAGCATTTAACCGTAATGCGGATACAGTGGTTGAAATAGGTTTTGGTATGGGAGCCTCTTTGTTGGCCATGGCTAAAAGTAATCCTGAAATTAATTATATAGGTATAGAGGTTCATCTTGCGGGTGTGGGTAGTTTGGCTGCTGATTTACATGAACATCAATTATCTAATGTACGTATTGTGGCCCATGATGCTGTTGAAGTGTTTCGCACCCAATTGCTCGATAACTCACTTGGCGGAGTACAAATATTTTTCCCTGATCCCTGGCATAAAAAACGTCATCATAAAAGACGCTTAATTCAGAAAGAATTTATTCAATTAGTAACAAAAAAATTGAAGCCAGGTGGGTTTATTCATTGTGCGACCGATTGGCAAGAATACGCAGAGCATATGCTGGATGTCTTATCTACAGAGCCTGCTTTGAAAAATTCTCAGCACGATGGAGGATATTCGCCCCGACCTTTATCAAGGCCACTTACAAAATTTGAACAGAGAGGGGAACGTTTAGGGCATGGAGTGTGGGATTTGATGTTTAATAAATTGCCTGAATCACCGTAA
- the hflK gene encoding FtsH protease activity modulator HflK, producing MGWNEPDKGKDPWKGKNQPPDLDEALKRAHDKLKKFLFGGSTKIGNEPSKKSNGGLIALTVILVAFILWVLSGVFIVDPAEQAVILRFGKYVETVGSGPHWIPRIISSKIIMNVDRVLDYSYSAQMLTSDENLVSVSLAVQYRIGDLQEYLFNVANPEESLQQATSSALRQVVGTTTLDQMITEGREVWGNQVQETLIKTLDLYKTGIVIVNVAPQPARAPESVQDAFDDAIKAQEDEKRFKEQALAYAAKVVPIAEGKASRIQQEAEAFSKQLVLNAQGEVSEFLALLPQYTAAPKVMAERMYLETMQKVISKSSTIIVDSKSGNLLYLPLDKLFGKSSGFPTETAKNDKAESDESNETENLVDGRELTRPVYRQGRN from the coding sequence ATGGGGTGGAATGAGCCAGATAAAGGCAAAGATCCCTGGAAGGGTAAAAATCAACCTCCAGATTTGGATGAGGCGCTGAAACGCGCTCATGACAAATTGAAGAAGTTTTTATTTGGAGGTTCTACCAAAATTGGTAATGAGCCTTCCAAAAAATCGAATGGTGGTCTAATCGCGCTTACTGTAATTTTGGTTGCTTTTATTCTCTGGGTGTTGTCGGGTGTCTTTATTGTTGATCCCGCAGAACAAGCGGTAATTCTTCGTTTTGGTAAATATGTGGAAACAGTGGGTTCCGGACCACATTGGATACCAAGGATTATTTCTTCAAAAATTATTATGAATGTGGACCGTGTGTTGGATTATTCTTATTCTGCACAAATGTTAACGAGTGACGAAAATCTAGTTTCTGTATCCTTAGCAGTGCAGTATCGCATTGGTGATTTGCAGGAATATTTATTTAACGTCGCTAATCCTGAGGAAAGTTTGCAGCAAGCGACCTCCAGTGCGCTGAGACAAGTTGTAGGGACAACTACTCTGGATCAAATGATTACGGAGGGACGTGAAGTTTGGGGCAATCAAGTTCAAGAGACTTTGATAAAAACTCTGGATTTATATAAAACAGGTATTGTAATCGTCAATGTAGCACCACAGCCTGCACGTGCTCCTGAAAGTGTACAAGATGCGTTTGACGATGCAATTAAAGCACAAGAAGATGAAAAGCGCTTTAAAGAACAAGCCCTTGCTTATGCCGCGAAAGTTGTTCCAATAGCAGAAGGGAAGGCGAGCCGGATCCAACAAGAGGCTGAAGCTTTTTCCAAACAGCTTGTATTGAATGCCCAAGGGGAGGTTTCTGAGTTTTTAGCGTTACTTCCTCAATACACTGCTGCCCCAAAAGTTATGGCAGAACGCATGTATTTGGAAACAATGCAAAAAGTTATAAGCAAGAGCAGTACGATCATAGTCGATAGTAAATCAGGTAATTTGCTGTATCTTCCTTTAGATAAGTTATTTGGAAAGTCCTCCGGTTTTCCAACTGAGACCGCAAAAAATGACAAAGCGGAGAGTGATGAATCCAATGAGACAGAGAACTTGGTCGATGGTCGTGAGCTCACCAGACCTGTTTATCGACAAGGGAGAAATTAA